Proteins found in one Muntiacus reevesi chromosome 2, mMunRee1.1, whole genome shotgun sequence genomic segment:
- the GDAP1L1 gene encoding ganglioside-induced differentiation-associated protein 1-like 1 yields the protein MATPNNLTPTNCSWWPISALESDAAKPAEAPDAPEAASHAHWPKESLVLYHWTQSFSSQKVRLVIAEKGLACEERDVSLPQSEHKEPWFMRLNLGEEVPVIIHRDNIISDYDQIIDYVERTFTGEHVVALMPEAGSPQHARVLQYRELLDALPMDAYTHGCILHPELTTDSMIPKYATAEIRRHLANATTDLMKLDHEEEHQLSEPYLSKQKKLMAKILEHDDVSYLKKILGELAMVLDQIEAELEKRKLENEGQKCELWLCGCAFTLADVLLGATLHRLKFLGLSKKYWEDGSRPNLQSFFERVQKRFAFRKVLGDIHTTLLSAVIPNAFRLVKRKPPSFFGASFLMGSLGGMGYFAYWYLKKKYI from the exons ATGGCGACCCCCAACAACCTGACCCCCACCAACTGCAGCTGGTGGCCCATCTCGGCGCTGGAGAGCGATGCTGCGAAGCCGGCAGAGGCCCCCGACGCACCCGAAGCGGCCAGCCACGCCCATTGGCCCAAGGAGAGCCTGGTTCTGTACCACTGGACCCAGTCCTTCAGCTCGCAGAAG GTGCGGCTGGTGATCGCCGAGAAGGGCCTGGCGTGTGAGGAGCGGGACGTGAGCCTGCCGCAGAGCGAGCACAAGGAGCCCTGGTTCATGCGGCTCAACCTGGGCGAGGAGGTGCCCGTCATCATCCACCGCGACAACATCATCAGCGACTACGACCAGATCATCGACTACGTGGAGCGCACGTTCACGGGAG AGCACGTGGTGGCGCTCATGCCGGAGGCGGGCAGCCCCCAGCACGCGCGGGTGCTGCAGTACCGCGAGCTGCTAGACGCGCTGCCCATGGACGCCTACACGCACGGCTGCATTCTGCACCCCGAGCTCACCACCGACTCCATGATCCCCAAGTACGCGACGGCCGAGATCCGCA GACATTTAGCCAATGCCACCACAGACCTCATGAAATTAGACCATGAAGAGGAGCACCAGCTATCTGAGCCCTACCTTTCTAAACAGAAGAAGCTCATG GCCAAGATCTTGGAACACGACGACGTGAGCTACCTGAAGAAGATCCTGGGGGAGCTGGCCATGGTGCTGGACCAGATCGAGGCTGAGCTGGAGAAGAGGAAGCTTGAGAACGAGG GGCAGAAATGCGAGCTGTGGCTCTGCGGCTGTGCCTTCACCCTTGCGGATGTCCTCCTGGGAGCCACCCTGCACCGCCTCAAATTCCTGGGACTGTCCAAGAAATACTGGGAAGACGGCAGCCGGCCCAACCTGCAGTCCTTTTTCGAGAGGGTCCAGAAACGCTTTGCCTTCCGGAAAGTTCTGGGCGACATCCACACCACTCTACTGTCGGCGGTCATCCCCAACGCGTTCCGGCTGGTCAAGCGGAAACCGCCATCTTTCTTTGGGGCGTCCTTCCTCATGGGCTCCCTGGGAGGGATGGGCTACTTTGCCTACTGGTACCTCAAGAAAAAATACATCTAA